GGTGACGGTGGCCTGGATGCGTTGCTGATACTTGCCGAGGCCGAGCTGCACCAGCGAATACGCATTGAGGCGCATCCACGGGATGTTGCGCGCTTCGGCGGCGTGCACCAGCGAGGCCGTGCTCGGCCCGAGTGCGCGGCGCTGCGCAAACCGGATGTAGGTATCGCGCTCGCGGGCAAAGTCCCAATCGGGGGGCCGCGCGCCGTCGGGGCGGAAGGCATCCGGCAGCAGCGCGAGCAGCAGGCGCAGCGCGAGTTCGCCGGCCTCCAGCCCCTCGTCCCGCTGTTCGTACTCGTAGACCACGTCGTACACGCCCTCGGGACCGGCGCCGCGCGTCTTGCCGAAGGTCACCTTGATCCCGGCGACGTTCTGCAGCTCGATCGCCACATGCTCGAGCACGTGGCCGAGCCAGGTCCCCTCATCCTCGGTGAGTCGGCGGATGAAGCCCCCTGGTTCGCCGTAGCTGCAGCCGTGCTCGTGCAGACCGGGGAGGGCAGCCAACAGCGGCTCGATGAACTCGGGGCCGAGGCGGGAGGTCGGCCACGCTTCGAGGGCGCCGAGATCGAGCCGCAGGCGGATGACCGGGAAATGGGCGTAGCGTGAGGGACCGACATACACCGCGCGATCGAGAATCTTCATGTCGCCCCCTGAGGACACGCCGGTCAGCTCTTGCTGGTTGCCAGCGAGCCGGCCACGGCTTCGCGGGTGTGCAGATTGAACTGCGCCCCGCGGGTGAGAATGTGCAGCTGGATCCCGAGCAGAGAGACCGGCTCGTTCTCCTGGACACGGTCCATCGAGGAGAAGGTGAGGCCACCCGAGTCGAGGACGGTGACCGCGCCGCTGCCCTCCACCTCCACCGTCTCATCCGGCCCGATGAAGGCCGCGGTGTCCTCGTCGAGCCCGAGGCCGATCGCGAACGGATTGTACGCGAGGGCGCTCAGCAGTCGGCCCAGTCGATCGCGCTGCCGGAAATGCTGGTCGATGATGACGCGGTTGGTGAGGCCCAGACCAGGTGCGAGGGTCACGCCACGTGCGGTTGGCGATGCGCCTTCCGCGCCGAAGGCGATCATGTGTTCGGACAGAAAGGCGGCCCCCGCCGAGGTCCCCGCGATCGTCGCCCCGGCCGCGTTGAGCGTGCGCAGCAAGCGCGAGACCGAGGTTCCGCCGAGCAGGGTGGAGAGCCGCAACTGATTGCCACCGGTCAGGAAGACCCCGTCGCACCGCGCGAGGTCCGCAAGCCGTGCGGGCTCTTCGCAGTCGCGCCGCGTGTCGAAGTCCATCACCAGCACCTCGGCCGCTCCCAACTCGCGGAAGAGCGTGTGGTAGCGCGGACCGGTGTCCGACAGTTGGGAGGCGGTCGGGATCACGCCGATGCGGGCATCACGGCCACCCGAGAGGGCGACGAAACGCTCGAGGATCGAGACGTTTCCTACCTTCGCTTCGGCACCCCCGATCGGGATGATCCAGCCACGACGGCTGCCCTCAGGGATCTTCGGGGGACTCATGCAGACTCCGGGTCAGACGTGCCGACCCCTGTCCACCGCCGACCGCCCCCGATCAGCTCGGGGTGGTCGGGGGCGACTGGGGTGCGGCAATCGGCATTGGGGAGGAGGTCCATCACCCGGGAAATCTAGCCCGGAGGCGGCTCGACGCGCCCTCCCCACCGCGGACTCAAATGGACGCCTGCACCAACGCCGTCGCCGCGACCCGATCGAGGGTGGCGAGGAGGTCGGCTACCAGGTCGGCTCCGTGCTCGATCCCCACCGACAACCGCAGCAGCCCGTCGCCGATGCCCGCAGCGGTCCGCGCTGCCGGGTCCATCGCCGCGTGGGTCATCGTGGCCGGATGGGCGATCAGGCTCTCGACGCCGCCCAGGGATTCGGCCAAGGTGAAGAGTTCCAGTCCGGTCGCCACGGCCTCCACCGCCGCCGGGCCGCCGTGGACGGCGAACGAGAGCATGGCGCCGAAGCCCTGCTGCTGCCGAGCCGCCAGCGCGTGTCCCGGATGGTCGGCCAGGCCGGGATAGTGCACCGCCTCGACCAGGGGATGCGCAGAGAGTGCCGCCGCGATGGCGAGGGCGTTCTCCTCGTGAATGCGCATCCGCGCATGGAGCGTGCGCACGCCGCGCAGCGTGAGGAAGGAGTCGAACGGGGCGCCCGTGAGGCCGAGACAGTTGGCCCACCAGGCCAGTTCCTCACCCAGCCCCTGATGCGCCGCGATCACCGCGCCGCCGACGACGTCACTGTGACCGTTGATGTACTTCGTGGTGGAGTGCACCACGATGTCGGCGCCGAGGGCGATCGGTTGCTGCAATGCCGGCGACAGGAAGGTGTTATCGGCCACGACCAGCGCACCCGCGGCGTGCGCGGCGTCGGCAACCGTGCGGATGTCGGTGATACGCAGCAATGGATTGCTCGGCGTCTCGATCCAGACAAGGCGTGGCTTCCGCGCGAGTGCAGGCGCGACGGCGGCGGGATCGCTC
The DNA window shown above is from Gemmatimonadota bacterium and carries:
- a CDS encoding cyanophycinase; the protein is MSPPKIPEGSRRGWIIPIGGAEAKVGNVSILERFVALSGGRDARIGVIPTASQLSDTGPRYHTLFRELGAAEVLVMDFDTRRDCEEPARLADLARCDGVFLTGGNQLRLSTLLGGTSVSRLLRTLNAAGATIAGTSAGAAFLSEHMIAFGAEGASPTARGVTLAPGLGLTNRVIIDQHFRQRDRLGRLLSALAYNPFAIGLGLDEDTAAFIGPDETVEVEGSGAVTVLDSGGLTFSSMDRVQENEPVSLLGIQLHILTRGAQFNLHTREAVAGSLATSKS
- the metB gene encoding cystathionine gamma-synthase, coding for MPRNGHATATRAVRAGIATDGQHGAVVPPIHLSSTFRFPAFGVKGRYDYSRSGNPTRDQLAEALAVLEGGASAVVTASGMAAVTLAVQLVQPGELIVATHDCYGGTHRLLTHLARRGHFDVAFVNLSDPAAVAPALARKPRLVWIETPSNPLLRITDIRTVADAAHAAGALVVADNTFLSPALQQPIALGADIVVHSTTKYINGHSDVVGGAVIAAHQGLGEELAWWANCLGLTGAPFDSFLTLRGVRTLHARMRIHEENALAIAAALSAHPLVEAVHYPGLADHPGHALAARQQQGFGAMLSFAVHGGPAAVEAVATGLELFTLAESLGGVESLIAHPATMTHAAMDPAARTAAGIGDGLLRLSVGIEHGADLVADLLATLDRVAATALVQASI